The Streptomyces griseiscabiei genome segment CGAGTTGGTGGTGACGAACCGCAGGCAGGCCTGACGGATCGCCGTGCTGCCCCGGCCGCGAAGGCTGGCCGGGGTGGTGCGGCGGACCGGAAAGTCCGGACCGGCGAGAGCACAGCACGAAGGAGGTGGACGCCATGGCGCGGTGGGAAATCTCGATTCCCCTGGTCAACGACGACGGGCAGCGGTTGGGCGTCCAGTGGTTCAACTACAACGCCGATTACACCGTCGCCCGCGACCAGGCGCTGATCGACGTCCACACCGAGGACGCGATCCGGCACCGCCACGGAGCCGCCGTCGACGTCACCGGACTCAAGATCCGGGCCTGGTGGCCCAGCTCCATCTGAGTCCGCCCCGGGGCGGCCGCCATCCCGGCCAAGGAAAAGCCGACCGCCCCGGGCCCTGTCCCATCCCGAAATCGGAACGAGGAGAACACCACGATGACACGGGCCGCGAAGTTCACCGTCAGCTACGCCCTGCTGCGCGCCGCCGCCGACGTCGCCGACCACTGGGTCCAGTCCGACTACTGCGCGCAGGCCAAGGGCGCCACCGACAAGGCCCCGGTCACCTACAAGAACGAGAAGACCGAGACCGAGACGACCGTCGGCACCAACGGAGGCCGGCGGGCCTGCGCCTGGCACTGCGTCACCTACACCGCCACCCAGGGCCTGGTCCTCGTTGCCGGATCCCGCGCCGTCGGCATCCGCCTCAACCCGGCCGCGGTCGCCGGCGCCCTCGCGCTGAGCGGGATCACTCACTACATCGCCGACCGCCGCGTCCCGAACGGCGTCCTGCACCGCATCGCCAAGGCGACCGGCAAGGAGCGCTTCTTCAAGCTCGCCGACTTTGGCATGAACGGCTCCTACTGCCTGGACCAGGCCTGGCACCACGGAGCCGAGACCGTCGCTGCGCTCATCGCCGCCGCGAAGTAGGACCACGGCCGCAGGCCACCCTCCCCACCAGGCGGGCCACGCTGAACAGGAGAACCCCGTGCACGACGACCAGCAGAACAGCACCCGGCCCGCCTTCGGCCCGCGCATGAGCGACGAAGAGGCCGCCAAGGTAGCCCAGGAGATCATCGCCGGAGCGCTCCGGGAGGAGGGCCGCGTGCCGACCACCACGCGGTTCCACGACCCCACGCCCGTCCCGACGGTCGGCAACGCTGCGCCCGTGGCGCAGAAGGACGGCGGCCGTCCGCCGATGAGCCAGGCCGCGACGGACATCAGCGGCGTCATGCTCGCGGGCAGTGTCGCCTCCGTGCCCATCGGCGGCGTGACCTGCCTGGTCCTCTACACCCTCGGCCACGTCGACACCGTGAACCTGGCCATCGGCGCCGGCGCCCCGGTCGCGTTCCTGCTCGCCGTCGGTGCGGTCCTGCGCCGCCTGGCGGGCGTGCGCACCGAGCACCACCACCACTACGACGGCCCGGTCGTCCAGGACCACAGCGTCACCAACACGACCACGACGAAGGGCCTGATCGCCCGCACCAGGAACGACCTGCAGCGATAGCCCCTGGCCCTGGCCGAACCGATGAAGTCTTGGGAGTACCGAGATGCTGCTGTACCGCTACCCCGACAGTCCCCTGACGTGGAGCTTTTGGGACGCCGCCCGCGACTATGACCAGTTGCGGGAGCTGATGGCCCGCTTCTTCCAGGGAAGCCTGCGCGTCTACAAGCGTGGTGGCCCGGAAGAGGAGACCTTCGGGCAGGTCATGGCCAGCTGCGTCCGGGCGGGGTACCTGCCGACGGAGGCAGCTGTGAGCCGGGAGGGTACGACCAGCGACGGCCGCCGATACCGGTTCTACGCGATGACCGAAGGCGTCATCACCAGCAGGGACGTTCTTGAGCGGCTGCTGGCCGCCGCCGCCCTCGATGGCCTTACCACCGTCGTCCACCACCGCGACCAGCCCGGCCCGGTCAATGGCATCGACATCGGCCCCTCCACCTTCGCTCCCACCCTGGGACACCACGTCACCTTGCAGCGCCTGGCTCGCCGTGAGAACCGCCTCGGTGCCCCGAAGTTCGCCGCAGCGCTCACCGACCTGTGGCAGGTCACTGTCGTCGCCGACGACACACGACTGCTGTGGAAGGCCCTGGACGCTTTCAGCGGCCGCTCACCCCGCAACTGACGTTCCCGACTTCTCCCGCAACACCCACGCACGACTCGACTGAAGGGAACCGCACATGACCAACCCGCCTACACCGTCCGACACCGCGTACGACGGCGCCCCCGACCTGACCACGGAGAAGGACGCGCTGGTCGTCCTGGCCGCCTCGCTGACCGGCGAGCGCCGCACCGCCCGCGCGCTGCGCGAGCTGGTGCTGCGCAAGGCCGCGTTCCTGGACCGCGCCGCCCTCACGCTCCGGGACAGCGGGCACGCCGCCGGCCTCGCCGATGCCGCCGCCGTCGAACTGCGCACCCACGACCGGGCGTTCGGCGGCCGGATCGGCCGGACCCCGCCGCACGCCATCGAGTTCGCCGACGGCCGCTCCCGCGACTACGTCCGCCAGGAGTACCGCGAGTGGGCGGCCGGCCGGACCGTCCCGTACGACCAGTGCAACCACACCGACAACTGCCCCACCACCGAGTGCGCCTACGGCGAGGGCTACTGGGACAGGCCCGAGGACCAGGACCCGCAGATGCGGCCCGCCTCCGACAGCGACACCGCGCTTGACGAGCTGCTGCACACGGCGGACGTCGCCGTCCTCGAGGCGGTCCAGACCCGCCTCGGCATCAGCGCCGGGAACGCGGCCACCACCCCGGACAGCAGCGTCAGCGGCGAGCCGCCGATCGAGCACGGCCGCAGCAACACCTGAGAGAACACGTCCCCGGGGCGGCCGCCAAGGCCTAGGAAACCGTCGGCCACCCCGGGTCACCGATCCCGCACGAGACGAGACGGAGCACCCATGATGTCTCATTCCCCAACCCTTCACACCCCTGCCCTGGTCGCCGCGATCATGCGGAGCATCGGCCAGCGCCGCCGCCCCACCCTCCCCTCCGTCAGCCGGGGCTTCATCTGCGCCCCCTGCCTGGTCACCTGGGCCGGTGAAGAGGCCGACTGCTGGAACTGCGGCAAGCCCGCCAGCTCCGAGTACGCCCGCCACAGCAAGGCCGTCGCCACGCTCCGGGCCTCCCTCGGCACGGCCCGCCAGAGCCGCCCCGCCATCCGCCGCACTCCCAAGAACACGACGGACGCCGCGATCGGCAGCGCCCTGCGCCAGGTGGAATCCGCCGTCGTCGTCGACACGAACAGCCTCGGCACGCTCCGCAAGGAGCTGTTCGCGCGGCTCGAGGCAGGTGCCTGATGAGCGACGCCCTCCCCCTCGACGTCATCCTCGGCCCCCACGAGGCAGCCCGCCTCCTGCGGCAGCTCGCCGCCGGCATCGTCCGCCAGGACCAGCTGCACCCCGACGTCGCGCTGCGCCTGGCCTGCGAGCGGGCCACCGACGGCGACCCGCTGATGCTCGCCGCCACCGGCCAGGTCTGGTCCGTGCGGCCGGACGTCGACCCCGACGCCGACGTCCCCGCCCGGCGCCTGACCATCCACGCCCGCCTCACCGCACCCCCGCGCGTCCTCGTCTCCGACGCGGACGACCGCGACAGCGAGGTCGACGAACTGCTGATCACCGCGCTCGAGCTGTACCAGCTCGACAGCTGGAAGCCGATCGACGCCCTGCTGGAAGGCGGCACCCAGTGAGCGCCGTCCGCCTCGCCCCGTACCCGCCGCTGACCGGCAGCGAGCCCTGCCGCCAGTCGGACGCCGACCCCGAGTGGTGGTTCTCCGACGACGCCGACGACCTGGCCGTCGCCCGCGGGCTGTGCCAGGGCTGCCCCGCCCGCGCCAAGTGCCTGGCCTGGGCCCTGGACAACCCGAAGTTCACCCAGCACGGCATCTGGGCCGCCACCGACCCCAAGCGGCGCACCCAACTGCGCCGCGAGTTCGCCATCGGACAGGAGACGAAGTCATGACCACCACCGACGCCTACACCCTCGCCGCGACCGAACTGCTCAAGGCCGGCACCCCGGTCGCCGACATCGCCGCGCAGACCGGCATGAGCCACGGCGAGATCGCCGCGCTCGCCGAAACCGAGGGACTCACCGCCACCCACGCCCGCCAGACGATGAAGGAGCTCCTGGAGGCGCTGGCCTGGGGAGAGAAGCACGACACCAAGAAGGCGCAGAACCTCGCCGCCCGGGCGCGCACCGCCCTCACCGAGCTGGTCCAACTGCGCAAGAGCGAGGCGCTGGTGGCCCAGGCCGAGGCCGAAGTCGGCGAACTCAAGCAGCAGCTGGCCCAGGCCGAGCAGAAGCTGCGCGCCGTCAAGACCGGCAAGCCCGTGGCCGTGGCCGTGGCCGCCACGACGACGGACGGCAAGGGCGAACGCGAGAAGATCCGCGCCTGGGCCCGCCGCAACGGCTACGAGGTGGCCGACCGCGGCGCCCTCACCCAGAAGGTCATGGACGCCTACGCCAACCGGGACCAGGTCCCCGAGCTGCGGGCCGCAGGCTAGCGATGGCCGCGTTACGCCGACTACGCGTCGCCGGACGGGAGCGGCTCACCGGTGAGGGCCGGGTCACCCTGACCCGCACCGGCGGGGCCGCCCCCGGCTGGGGTGCCTACGTCCTGCTCTACACCACGCGTCAGGTCGACCGGCGGCGGGAAGCCATCATCGCCGCCGCGCGGCCGAACGACACCGACCCGGCCTGGGGACTGCACGAACCTCGCCCCCACGGGCCGCAAGGTAACGAGACCCGCCCCCTGCGCGCGTGGGCCACCGCCGTCACTCCCCCGAAGGGCAAGGCCGAGTCTGTCGCCGCGTACAACGAGCGCCTGGCCCTTCACCTGCTGACCACCGGCTACTCGGCCCGCCTGGTCCTCTCCCCCACCTCCGTCGATCTCCCCGTCGCGCTGTGGGAGGTGGAAGTGGACGGGGCGGTCGACCTCCCCCCGGTCAAGGACCGCCAGCACGGATTCGCCGGCCACCACACCGTCCGCATCGGCCGCCTGATCTCCGTCACCTCCAAGGAGACGTAGCGGTGCGACACCGACCCGCCGTTGCACAGCCGTCGCCCGACCGAACCACCAACTACCGCAGGAGCGAATCCCCTTGAGCCTCACCCGCATCGAATGGGCCACCGACGTCTGGAACCCCGTTTCCGGATGCGATCGCGTTTCCGAGGGCTGCACGAACTGCTACGCCCTCTCCTTCGCCCGCCGCCACCGCGCCATGGGCACCCGCGGTTACGAGCGTGACGGCCGGCCCGAGACCAGCGGCCCGGGTTTCGGCGTCAGCCTCCACGACTGGGCCCTGCGCGAGCCCCTGCGCTGGCGCACCGCCAAGCGCGTCTTCGTCAACTCCATGAGCGACGCCTTCCACCCCGAGGTGCCCGACGAGTACCTCGCCGCCCTGTGGGCCGTCATGTACTGGACCGGCGCCGACGTGCGCGGCCAGTACGCCCACCGTCCCGTCCAGACCTACATCATCCTCACCAAGCGGCCCCCCAGGATGCGGGCGTGGCTGCGGAAGTGGGCCGACCGTGACACCCGCGTCGAACTGATTACCCGTGCCGCCGAA includes the following:
- a CDS encoding DUF6919 domain-containing protein, yielding MLLYRYPDSPLTWSFWDAARDYDQLRELMARFFQGSLRVYKRGGPEEETFGQVMASCVRAGYLPTEAAVSREGTTSDGRRYRFYAMTEGVITSRDVLERLLAAAALDGLTTVVHHRDQPGPVNGIDIGPSTFAPTLGHHVTLQRLARRENRLGAPKFAAALTDLWQVTVVADDTRLLWKALDAFSGRSPRN
- a CDS encoding WhiB family transcriptional regulator yields the protein MSAVRLAPYPPLTGSEPCRQSDADPEWWFSDDADDLAVARGLCQGCPARAKCLAWALDNPKFTQHGIWAATDPKRRTQLRREFAIGQETKS
- a CDS encoding Lsr2 family DNA-binding protein; protein product: MTTTDAYTLAATELLKAGTPVADIAAQTGMSHGEIAALAETEGLTATHARQTMKELLEALAWGEKHDTKKAQNLAARARTALTELVQLRKSEALVAQAEAEVGELKQQLAQAEQKLRAVKTGKPVAVAVAATTTDGKGEREKIRAWARRNGYEVADRGALTQKVMDAYANRDQVPELRAAG